From the genome of Leisingera sp. M658:
TGGACCGTTCCCAGCGCTGATCAATACGGGTCAGCCGGTGATTGGTAAGCTGCTCCTGCCGGGCAAGGGTCTGGTCATAGAACCTGGACGCCCGCGCAAAACCGCGAACGTCGCCGGTGTATTCCGTGAGGATCGTGTCACGAGCTTGCATTTATCGCCTGCACTTTTTTCTGAAACACAAGGAAGGCCGCCCAGAATTCGGACGGGGTGGAGCGCCAGAAGGATTCTGGCTGCCAGCCGAGGTGAACGGTTGCAAAGCCAAGCAGGTCGTTCAGATATTCGCCTGGCTTTCCAGCAGAGGCCGCACCTCGGCCTCGAACTTTTTTGTGACTTCCTCCGGCGCATAGAGCAGCGTCGCAAGAAATTCGCAGATCGAAAGACGCAGCTTCAAATTGCTCATACGCTCTTCAAAGATCCGCTTGGCGACCGCCTCGATGTCGAAATCTTCACCATTCGCCTTGCAGCCGTGCCAGACAATCACTCCAGCCTCCTCAAGGGTCAGCCGCTCAAATTTGGCGCATTCCAGAAGCTCTGCGATTGTGAGGTTGACTCGTCCCTCGATCCCGCGCTGCGCCTCATATTCGGGGCGCATCCCATAGGACGCGCCGCCGAGAGTGATATTAATGACGGAATTCGCCATTATGGGTTCACCGCCGTGGTCGGATCATCAACAAAAGCCAG
Proteins encoded in this window:
- a CDS encoding phage tail assembly chaperone; this translates as MRISCDAALCAGGSHKKVRGRGAASAGKPGEYLNDLLGFATVHLGWQPESFWRSTPSEFWAAFLVFQKKVQAINASS